From Solidesulfovibrio carbinoliphilus subsp. oakridgensis, the proteins below share one genomic window:
- a CDS encoding TIM barrel protein, translating into MDRLLFGVSGLPVDAGKKFNYASGIAYLKSIGLDALELQFGRRINVTANNREAILQSKRDNGFTLSAHASYFINLNAAAADKREESVQRLRAAAEALAQVQGKSLVLHPGFYGRDTPEAAYARIRETLALLPRLGIDYRLETTGKPTQFGTLEELAGLCRDVEGCKLCVDFAHIHARGQGNLKGYADFRRILDCIEAELGRSALDDMHIHLSGVAYTDKGERNHLPFAASDFNYQACLRALKDVGAKGCVISEGPVVERDALLLQKTYAAL; encoded by the coding sequence ATGGACCGCTTACTCTTCGGCGTTTCCGGCCTGCCCGTGGACGCGGGAAAAAAGTTCAACTATGCCTCTGGCATAGCCTATCTCAAAAGCATCGGCCTCGATGCCCTGGAACTCCAGTTCGGGCGGCGGATCAACGTGACCGCCAACAACCGGGAGGCCATCCTCCAAAGCAAGCGCGACAACGGATTCACCCTGTCGGCCCATGCCTCCTATTTCATCAATCTCAATGCCGCGGCGGCGGACAAGCGGGAGGAATCGGTCCAGCGCCTCCGGGCCGCGGCCGAAGCCCTGGCCCAGGTCCAGGGGAAAAGCCTGGTCCTGCACCCCGGCTTCTACGGCCGCGACACCCCGGAGGCCGCCTATGCCAGAATCCGGGAAACCCTGGCCCTCTTGCCGCGCCTTGGCATCGACTACCGGCTGGAGACCACGGGCAAGCCGACGCAGTTCGGCACGCTCGAGGAACTGGCCGGCCTGTGCCGGGACGTGGAGGGGTGCAAGCTGTGCGTCGATTTCGCCCACATCCATGCCCGGGGCCAGGGGAACCTCAAAGGGTACGCGGATTTTCGCCGGATACTGGATTGCATCGAAGCGGAACTCGGGCGGTCGGCCCTTGACGACATGCACATCCACCTGAGCGGCGTCGCCTACACCGACAAGGGCGAGCGCAACCACCTGCCGTTCGCGGCGAGCGATTTCAACTACCAGGCCTGTCTGCGGGCCTTGAAGGACGTCGGGGCCAAGGGATGCGTCATCAGCGAGGGACCGGTCGTCGAGCGCGACGCCCTCCTGCTCCAGAAGACCTATGCCGCCCTTTGA
- a CDS encoding PRC-barrel domain-containing protein: MDTKITPVTNPTWGLTTEEYGDVSKGFSIKNDIMGKDVYNDSDENIGTIEDLLVTRDKAITYAIIGVGGFLGIGRHDVAIAVHQLRITGSQIILPGATEDTLKNMPAFEYDEYR; encoded by the coding sequence ATGGACACCAAGATCACACCCGTCACCAACCCGACCTGGGGACTTACCACCGAAGAGTACGGTGATGTATCCAAAGGCTTCAGCATCAAGAACGATATCATGGGCAAGGATGTCTACAACGACAGTGACGAGAACATCGGCACGATCGAGGACCTGCTCGTGACCCGCGACAAGGCCATCACCTACGCCATCATCGGCGTGGGCGGCTTCCTCGGCATCGGCCGCCACGACGTGGCCATCGCGGTCCACCAGCTGCGCATCACCGGCAGCCAGATCATCCTGCCCGGCGCCACCGAGGACACCCTCAAGAACATGCCCGCCTTCGAGTACGACGAGTACCGATAA
- a CDS encoding polysaccharide deacetylase family protein — MQFRFAAGFGGLLLAVLLFAAASVPAPAGAQGLSAATKGAPLPGQGPRAYVNIVIDDLPNLELWSRLADDCDAFGMKTTLALNTAKATPGDYAVMAKHVANGHEIANHTRDHVPVAPGGVVRLRYFDPRAKSAAAVVDQSAGKLRITVDDPPRTVAELDLSEEGRTPTLKQLVEALNDVRGVTAELGDPYYANIHARFLAERDRVDIFFKNGLVPLYVNVAEHARYEMAGGKADIEAGLPGTACQSMVYPFLVTDAVSRQVARELGLTCGRVGTAGFAALGAPAGYDLMQVYAGKPRDLFGPDPASPEFAAKVEAFLKKLKEIGGVCCLYSHGPDEFTNDQWKALLPLLARDKDVAYVTLHGLAAYVTSTARLQDGRYFLPQGR, encoded by the coding sequence GTGCAGTTCCGCTTTGCCGCCGGCTTTGGCGGCCTCCTGCTCGCCGTGCTCCTTTTCGCGGCCGCGTCCGTTCCCGCTCCCGCCGGGGCCCAGGGGCTTTCCGCCGCCACCAAGGGCGCGCCGCTCCCGGGCCAGGGCCCGCGCGCCTACGTCAACATCGTCATCGACGACCTGCCGAACCTGGAGCTGTGGTCGCGTCTGGCCGACGATTGCGACGCCTTCGGCATGAAGACCACGCTGGCCCTCAATACGGCCAAGGCCACGCCCGGGGACTACGCCGTCATGGCCAAACACGTGGCAAACGGCCACGAGATCGCCAACCACACCCGCGACCACGTGCCCGTGGCTCCGGGCGGGGTGGTGCGGCTGCGCTATTTCGATCCCCGGGCCAAATCCGCCGCCGCCGTGGTGGACCAGTCGGCCGGCAAGCTTCGGATCACGGTCGACGACCCGCCCCGGACCGTGGCCGAGCTCGACCTGTCCGAGGAGGGGCGCACCCCCACCCTCAAGCAGCTCGTCGAGGCCCTAAACGACGTGCGCGGCGTGACCGCCGAGCTCGGCGACCCCTATTACGCCAACATCCACGCCCGCTTCCTGGCCGAGCGGGACAGGGTGGACATCTTTTTCAAAAACGGCCTCGTGCCGCTTTACGTCAACGTGGCCGAGCACGCCCGCTACGAGATGGCCGGCGGCAAGGCCGACATCGAGGCCGGCCTGCCCGGGACCGCCTGCCAGTCCATGGTCTACCCCTTCCTGGTCACGGACGCCGTTTCCCGGCAGGTGGCCCGGGAACTCGGCCTGACCTGCGGCCGGGTCGGCACCGCCGGCTTCGCGGCCCTTGGCGCGCCCGCCGGCTACGACCTCATGCAGGTCTACGCCGGCAAGCCCCGCGACCTCTTCGGCCCGGACCCGGCCAGTCCGGAATTTGCCGCCAAGGTCGAGGCATTCTTGAAAAAGCTCAAGGAAATCGGCGGCGTCTGCTGCCTCTATTCCCACGGGCCCGACGAATTCACCAATGACCAGTGGAAGGCGCTCCTGCCCCTTCTGGCCCGGGACAAGGACGTGGCCTACGTCACCCTCCACGGCCTGGCCGCCTACGTGACGTCCACGGCCCGGCTGCAGGACGGCCGGTACTTCCTGCCCCAGGGCAGGTAG
- a CDS encoding glycosyhydrolase: MGRHKLHVLKATRAVRRRRPPVRALCLALFLLAWAAFSPPGRALAQAASPTGPAAPAAADRLSAWIADWDLTRGLAEWRAHPGLFDEVRVFAAYFNEKDTPCLAPAWAALLGGNARAVFGGTPVFLTVVNDLVTASGQGNRLKDPELVRRLVSGPEARARHIATLLALAARYGFSGLEIDYEEVSAPVWPEFLVFVGELQTQARARGLALSVLLQPQRRYLSSPLPTGPDYVLMGYNLFGSHSGPGPKATPAFLAQQAASLRALGALEATGLALATGGFDWTGGKAARQLDEAEATTLLARTKAATTRSADDGYLVSRYRDGKGQDHEVWHADATTLATLWTAARSAGFGRLVVWRLGGNPPALFDGLATLKP, translated from the coding sequence ATGGGCAGGCATAAACTACACGTTCTAAAGGCCACGCGGGCCGTGCGCCGGCGGCGGCCCCCGGTGCGGGCCCTGTGCCTGGCCCTTTTTCTCCTGGCCTGGGCCGCCTTCTCTCCGCCGGGCCGGGCCCTGGCCCAGGCCGCGTCGCCGACCGGGCCGGCCGCGCCGGCCGCCGCCGACCGCCTGTCCGCCTGGATTGCCGACTGGGACCTGACCCGGGGCCTGGCCGAATGGCGGGCCCATCCCGGGCTTTTCGACGAAGTCCGGGTGTTCGCGGCCTATTTCAACGAAAAAGACACCCCTTGCTTGGCTCCGGCGTGGGCGGCCCTGCTCGGCGGGAACGCCCGGGCCGTCTTTGGCGGCACCCCGGTCTTTCTCACCGTGGTCAACGATCTGGTCACGGCCTCGGGCCAGGGCAACCGCCTCAAAGACCCGGAACTGGTGCGCCGGCTGGTGTCCGGCCCCGAGGCCCGGGCCCGCCACATCGCAACGCTTCTGGCCCTGGCCGCGCGGTATGGTTTTTCCGGCCTCGAGATCGACTACGAGGAAGTGTCCGCCCCGGTCTGGCCGGAATTCCTGGTCTTCGTCGGCGAACTCCAGACCCAGGCCCGGGCCCGGGGACTGGCCCTGTCCGTGCTGCTCCAGCCCCAGCGCCGCTACCTTTCGAGTCCCCTGCCGACGGGACCGGACTACGTGCTCATGGGCTACAACCTCTTCGGCTCCCATTCCGGCCCCGGCCCCAAGGCCACGCCCGCCTTTCTGGCCCAGCAGGCCGCCTCGCTGCGCGCCCTGGGCGCCCTGGAGGCCACGGGGCTGGCCCTGGCCACCGGCGGCTTCGACTGGACCGGAGGCAAGGCCGCCCGGCAGCTCGACGAGGCCGAGGCAACGACGCTTCTGGCCCGCACCAAAGCCGCCACCACCCGTTCGGCCGACGACGGGTATCTCGTTTCCCGCTACCGCGACGGCAAGGGCCAGGACCACGAGGTCTGGCACGCCGACGCGACAACCTTGGCCACCCTGTGGACGGCCGCCCGGTCGGCCGGCTTCGGGCGGCTGGTGGTCTGGCGGCTCGGCGGCAATCCGCCGGCCCTGTTCGACGGGCTGGCCACCCTCAAGCCTTGA
- a CDS encoding catalase gives MSKHVKKGEIPPDNAKTRAIMGFTADDAGEFLTTNQGVRISHDEDSLKAGKRGPTLLEDFHFREKITHFDHEMIPERVVHARGSGAHGVFECTEAMGEYTSADFLSEAGRQTPVFVRFSQVLGSKGSMDTARDVRGFATKFYTDKGNFDLVGNNIPVFFIQDAIKFPDLIHAGKPEPNTHIPQASTAHDTFWDFISLTPESTHVILWALSDRGITRSYRMMEGFGVNTYRFVNATGQGRFVKFHWKPKLGIHGLVWEEAQMIGGMDSDFLRRDLYDAIGMGFYPEWEFGVQMIEDADEHNFDFDILDPTKIWPEEEVPVKIIGRLTLNRNPDNFFAEVEQVAFHPGHVVPGIDFSNDPLLQGRLFSYLDTQISRLGGPNFHEIPVNRPIAQVHNNQRDAMHRQTINKGRVSYIPNSLGDNEPNVASREQGGFVPYAGRIIEGPATRSRDEKFMDFYSQARMFWLSLTDPERRHLLQAAHFELGKVESKAVRERMVANFNKVDHELAAAIAMGVGVATPPAGEASTYEKSSPAVSMAGTAKGTIESRKVAIIAAPGFDGKQLAAMQEALVAAGAVVEVVSMLLGHIESADGQMVPVKKNYITSASVLYDGVYIPGGQASISMLAFSGKVKNFISEMYRHCKAIAATGEAVGLLESYKLPGLVPGAGKDATAKDLGVIMDTKPKDMKAVAADFITALGQHRAWAREDVKNKVPA, from the coding sequence ATGAGCAAGCATGTCAAAAAGGGAGAGATTCCTCCCGATAATGCCAAGACCAGGGCAATCATGGGGTTCACGGCCGACGACGCGGGTGAGTTCCTCACCACCAACCAGGGAGTGCGCATCAGCCACGACGAGGACTCCCTCAAGGCGGGCAAGCGCGGTCCCACGCTCCTTGAAGACTTCCACTTCCGGGAGAAGATCACCCACTTCGACCACGAGATGATTCCCGAACGGGTGGTCCATGCCCGGGGCTCGGGGGCCCACGGCGTGTTCGAGTGCACCGAGGCCATGGGCGAGTACACGAGCGCCGACTTCCTGAGCGAAGCCGGCAGGCAGACCCCGGTCTTCGTCCGTTTCTCCCAGGTCCTCGGCAGCAAGGGCTCCATGGACACGGCCCGGGATGTGCGCGGCTTCGCCACGAAGTTTTATACCGACAAGGGAAACTTCGACCTCGTCGGCAACAACATCCCGGTCTTCTTCATCCAGGACGCCATCAAGTTCCCGGACCTGATCCATGCCGGCAAGCCCGAACCCAACACCCACATCCCGCAGGCCTCCACGGCCCACGATACCTTCTGGGATTTCATCTCGCTGACTCCGGAGTCGACCCACGTGATCCTGTGGGCCCTGTCCGACCGGGGCATCACCCGAAGCTACCGGATGATGGAGGGCTTTGGCGTCAACACCTACCGGTTCGTGAACGCCACCGGCCAGGGCCGGTTCGTCAAATTCCACTGGAAGCCCAAGCTTGGCATCCACGGCCTGGTCTGGGAAGAGGCGCAGATGATCGGCGGCATGGATTCCGACTTCCTGCGCCGGGACCTCTACGACGCCATCGGCATGGGGTTTTACCCGGAGTGGGAGTTCGGCGTGCAGATGATCGAGGACGCCGACGAGCACAACTTCGACTTCGACATCCTGGATCCGACCAAGATCTGGCCCGAGGAGGAGGTGCCGGTCAAGATCATCGGCAGGCTGACCCTCAACCGCAACCCCGACAACTTCTTCGCCGAGGTCGAGCAGGTGGCCTTCCATCCCGGGCATGTGGTGCCGGGGATCGACTTCAGCAACGATCCTCTGCTCCAGGGGCGGCTGTTTTCCTATTTGGACACCCAGATAAGCCGGCTCGGCGGCCCGAACTTCCATGAGATTCCCGTCAACAGGCCCATCGCCCAGGTCCACAACAACCAGCGCGACGCCATGCACCGCCAGACCATCAACAAGGGTCGCGTGAGCTATATTCCCAACTCCCTTGGCGACAACGAGCCCAACGTGGCCTCCCGGGAACAGGGCGGATTCGTGCCCTACGCCGGTCGGATCATCGAGGGTCCGGCCACCCGGTCACGCGACGAGAAGTTCATGGATTTCTACAGCCAAGCTCGGATGTTTTGGCTGAGCCTGACCGATCCCGAGCGCCGGCACCTGCTCCAGGCCGCCCACTTCGAGCTCGGCAAGGTCGAGTCCAAGGCGGTCCGGGAGCGGATGGTCGCCAACTTCAACAAGGTCGACCACGAGCTGGCCGCGGCCATCGCCATGGGCGTGGGCGTGGCCACCCCGCCGGCGGGCGAGGCCTCGACGTACGAAAAGAGCTCGCCCGCGGTCAGCATGGCCGGCACGGCCAAGGGCACCATCGAAAGCCGCAAGGTGGCCATCATCGCGGCCCCGGGCTTTGACGGCAAGCAGCTCGCGGCCATGCAGGAGGCCCTCGTGGCGGCCGGCGCCGTGGTCGAGGTCGTCTCCATGCTCCTTGGCCACATCGAGAGCGCGGACGGCCAGATGGTTCCGGTCAAAAAGAACTACATCACCTCGGCTTCGGTGCTCTACGACGGCGTCTACATTCCGGGCGGCCAGGCCAGCATCTCGATGCTCGCCTTCTCGGGCAAGGTGAAGAACTTCATTTCCGAGATGTACAGGCATTGCAAGGCCATCGCGGCCACGGGCGAGGCGGTCGGGCTTCTGGAGTCCTACAAGCTGCCGGGGCTCGTGCCCGGAGCCGGCAAGGACGCGACGGCCAAGGATCTCGGCGTGATCATGGACACCAAGCCCAAGGACATGAAGGCCGTGGCGGCGGACTTCATCACGGCCCTCGGCCAACATCGGGCCTGGGCGCGCGAGGACGTCAAAAACAAGGTTCCGGCCTGA
- a CDS encoding ATP-binding protein, which produces MKIDKNFSLGIRTWLLLLCVLAMLPILLFSAFTVVALESAQQQAAQTALARRAEAAANAVAQRLDTYAASLEALARCDSALQGRLPAVHEHAKRLLPLHRDVLAITLTGADGEQVFSTLEPFGAVLDPVRDTDQVRRFFTGTRPAVSGPFFGSVSRKLVVAVSVPVVAGGKVTASLRMLSATEAWTHALEDLRLPAEWAALIMDDSGTVVARSLAPQTSAGTKVSLSLQQAIRTASAGMVDTVTREGVPVKTAFAKVPGWGWVVAVGVPMSVLRAPLVRSLWMVCGGGGLLLVVGLLVALWLSRLLAAKVSLAARASAALAAGSDALLPATRVRELDAMGASLGAAEKTLGESMARFRAVFEQAAVGISLVTPDGRYLQVNDRYREITGYGTEELAGLRPADITHPGDRGDEEANFERLRAGHLAAHPWEKRFVRKDGSIVWADLATSPVTDAAGNLLYFIGVIQDISQRKELTAALCQAKETAERASRAKSDFMANMSHEIRTPMNGIMGMIHLARLKSPDPALAQYLDLADLSARHLLGIVNDVLDLAKMEAGKVRLLREPFALRREIRAAIEPMQAAAGEKGLALALAVAPDVPDAVTGDAGRLRQVLANVVGNAVKFTGTGHVDIRVELDDDAAGDEAVVRRLRFTVRDTGIGIPADRLDDIFESFEQAHTSAHVLYGGAGLGLPISRRLVEFMGGTIDVASREGEGSTFTFTVWLEMSGPAAAGSEADPA; this is translated from the coding sequence ATGAAAATCGATAAGAATTTCAGCCTCGGCATCAGAACATGGCTGCTGCTTCTTTGCGTGTTGGCCATGTTGCCGATCCTCCTGTTCTCGGCCTTCACCGTCGTGGCCCTGGAAAGTGCCCAGCAACAGGCCGCGCAAACGGCCTTGGCGCGAAGAGCGGAGGCCGCCGCCAATGCCGTGGCCCAGCGCCTCGACACGTACGCGGCCTCCCTGGAGGCCCTCGCCCGGTGCGACAGTGCCCTGCAGGGCAGACTCCCGGCCGTCCACGAACATGCCAAGCGCCTTTTGCCCCTGCATCGCGACGTCCTGGCCATCACCCTGACCGGGGCGGACGGCGAGCAGGTCTTTAGCACCCTCGAACCCTTCGGCGCGGTGCTGGACCCGGTCAGGGACACGGACCAGGTGCGCCGGTTTTTTACGGGCACCCGGCCCGCCGTCTCCGGACCCTTTTTCGGGTCCGTCTCCCGCAAGCTCGTGGTGGCCGTCAGCGTGCCGGTGGTGGCCGGCGGCAAGGTGACCGCCAGCCTGCGCATGCTCAGTGCGACCGAGGCCTGGACGCATGCCCTGGAAGACCTGCGCCTGCCGGCGGAGTGGGCCGCCCTCATCATGGATGATTCCGGCACCGTCGTGGCCCGCTCGCTGGCGCCGCAAACCTCGGCCGGCACCAAGGTGTCCCTCTCGCTCCAGCAGGCCATCCGCACGGCGTCGGCGGGGATGGTCGATACCGTGACCAGGGAAGGCGTTCCGGTCAAGACGGCCTTTGCCAAGGTGCCGGGCTGGGGGTGGGTGGTGGCGGTCGGCGTTCCCATGAGCGTGTTGCGGGCCCCGCTCGTCCGGTCGCTTTGGATGGTGTGCGGCGGAGGCGGCCTGCTGCTGGTGGTCGGCCTCCTGGTGGCGCTGTGGCTGTCGCGGCTGCTCGCGGCCAAGGTTTCCCTGGCCGCCCGGGCCTCGGCGGCCCTGGCGGCGGGTTCGGACGCGCTGTTGCCCGCCACCCGTGTCCGGGAGCTGGATGCCATGGGCGCTTCCCTGGGCGCGGCCGAAAAGACGCTTGGCGAAAGCATGGCCAGGTTCCGGGCCGTCTTCGAGCAGGCGGCCGTGGGCATAAGCCTCGTCACTCCCGACGGCCGGTACCTGCAGGTCAACGACCGCTACCGCGAGATCACGGGGTATGGGACCGAGGAGCTGGCCGGCCTGCGGCCGGCCGACATCACGCACCCCGGGGACAGGGGAGACGAGGAGGCCAATTTCGAGCGGCTGCGGGCCGGACACCTCGCCGCGCACCCGTGGGAAAAGCGGTTCGTGCGCAAGGACGGTTCCATCGTCTGGGCCGACCTGGCCACTTCCCCGGTCACGGATGCGGCCGGCAACCTCCTGTATTTCATCGGCGTCATCCAGGACATCAGCCAGCGCAAGGAGCTTACCGCGGCCCTGTGCCAGGCCAAGGAAACCGCCGAGCGGGCCAGCCGGGCCAAGAGCGATTTCATGGCCAACATGTCCCACGAGATACGCACCCCCATGAACGGCATCATGGGCATGATCCATCTGGCCCGGCTCAAATCCCCCGATCCCGCCCTGGCCCAATACCTGGACCTGGCGGACCTGTCGGCCAGGCATCTGCTCGGCATCGTCAACGACGTGCTGGACCTCGCCAAGATGGAAGCGGGCAAGGTCCGGCTCCTGCGCGAGCCCTTCGCCCTGCGCCGGGAAATCCGGGCCGCCATCGAACCCATGCAGGCCGCGGCCGGGGAAAAGGGCCTGGCCTTGGCCCTGGCCGTGGCCCCGGACGTCCCGGACGCGGTCACCGGCGACGCCGGCCGGCTGCGGCAGGTGCTGGCCAATGTGGTCGGCAACGCGGTCAAGTTCACCGGCACCGGACATGTGGACATCCGGGTGGAACTGGACGACGACGCGGCCGGAGACGAAGCCGTGGTGCGCCGGTTGCGGTTCACGGTCCGGGACACCGGCATCGGCATTCCGGCGGACCGGTTGGACGACATCTTCGAAAGCTTCGAGCAGGCCCACACCTCGGCCCATGTCCTCTACGGCGGCGCGGGGCTCGGCCTGCCCATCTCCAGGCGGCTGGTGGAATTCATGGGCGGGACCATCGACGTGGCCAGCCGGGAAGGCGAGGGGAGCACCTTCACCTTCACGGTCTGGCTGGAGATGTCCGGTCCGGCCGCGGCCGGGAGCGAGGCGGACCCGGCCTGA